The proteins below are encoded in one region of Candidatus Krumholzibacteriota bacterium:
- a CDS encoding ABC transporter permease subunit produces the protein MAFAGHVSHVFRKEFRVYFVTPIAYIVIAIFLVLTGWFFFSTFFLYDQAELRDFFGLLPVVFAFIVPAVTMRLFSEEYSVGSYEILITMPVTYVDVVLGKFLAATAFVAVMMLPTLSYAVSIAFLGDLDWGPVAGGYLGAILLGASFSAVGLFASALTRNQIVAFIIGMIICFAFTVVDKILFFLPESMLGFFQYVGADHHFQNVAKGIVDSRDIVYFLSFIFVALYAANLVIQEKK, from the coding sequence ATGGCCTTCGCGGGACACGTCTCCCACGTCTTCAGGAAGGAGTTCCGGGTCTACTTCGTGACGCCGATCGCGTACATCGTGATCGCCATCTTCCTCGTTTTGACCGGCTGGTTCTTCTTCTCGACCTTCTTCCTCTACGACCAGGCCGAGCTGCGCGACTTCTTCGGGCTTTTGCCGGTCGTCTTCGCCTTCATCGTTCCGGCCGTGACGATGCGGCTCTTCAGCGAGGAATACAGCGTCGGCTCGTACGAGATCCTCATCACGATGCCCGTCACCTACGTCGACGTCGTCCTCGGCAAGTTCCTCGCGGCCACGGCGTTCGTGGCCGTCATGATGCTGCCGACGCTCTCCTACGCGGTCTCGATCGCCTTCCTCGGCGATCTCGACTGGGGGCCCGTCGCGGGCGGATACCTCGGGGCGATCCTGCTCGGCGCATCCTTCAGCGCCGTCGGGCTCTTCGCCTCGGCCCTGACGCGCAACCAGATCGTCGCCTTCATCATCGGGATGATCATCTGTTTCGCCTTCACCGTCGTCGACAAGATCCTCTTCTTCCTGCCGGAGTCGATGCTCGGCTTCTTCCAGTACGTCGGCGCCGACCATCATTTCCAGAACGTCGCGAAGGGGATCGTCGATTCGCGCGACATCGTCTATTTCCTCAGTTTCATCTTCGTCGCGCTGTACGCCGCGAACCTGGTGATCCAGGAGAAGAAGTGA
- a CDS encoding ATP-binding cassette domain-containing protein gives MIEISGLTKYYGSLCALDHIDLTIDRGKILGLLGPNGAGKTTAMRIITGYLSPTEGTVTARGLSIREDTLAIKRMIGYLPESAPLYRDMLVYDYLVYVADIRGIPPDRRETRIRELTDVCGLREVMHRSISELSKGFKQRVGLAHAMMGDPEILVLDEPTSGLDPNQIADIRGIIREIGREKTVILSTHILSEVEATCDRVVIINSGRIVADGSTGDLMRSSGGGYTINLTLEGASADDARGVFSAIGGVSAVDQVGPGNGAVALSLRCDTSEDIRRTIYEAVKKRDWTLLEFTREARSLETIFRELTKEN, from the coding sequence ATGATCGAGATTTCCGGACTGACCAAGTATTACGGGTCGCTGTGCGCCCTCGACCACATCGACCTCACGATCGACCGCGGGAAGATCCTCGGTCTGCTGGGGCCGAACGGGGCGGGCAAGACGACCGCGATGCGCATCATCACCGGGTACCTCTCCCCGACGGAGGGGACCGTGACGGCGCGGGGGCTCTCGATCCGCGAGGACACGCTCGCGATCAAGAGGATGATCGGGTACCTCCCCGAATCGGCGCCCCTCTACCGCGACATGCTCGTCTACGACTATCTCGTCTACGTGGCCGACATCCGGGGCATCCCGCCCGACCGGCGGGAGACCCGCATCCGCGAGCTAACCGACGTCTGCGGCCTGCGCGAAGTGATGCACCGGTCGATCAGCGAGCTCTCGAAGGGGTTCAAGCAGCGCGTGGGGCTGGCGCACGCGATGATGGGCGATCCGGAAATCCTCGTGCTCGACGAGCCGACCTCCGGGCTCGATCCCAACCAGATCGCCGACATCCGCGGAATCATCAGGGAGATCGGCCGCGAGAAGACGGTGATCCTCTCCACGCACATCCTCAGCGAGGTCGAGGCCACCTGCGACCGCGTCGTCATCATCAACAGCGGCCGCATCGTCGCCGACGGGTCCACCGGGGATCTCATGCGCTCCTCCGGCGGCGGTTACACGATCAATCTCACGCTCGAGGGGGCCTCGGCAGACGACGCGCGGGGCGTTTTCTCGGCGATCGGCGGCGTCTCGGCCGTCGATCAGGTTGGCCCGGGCAACGGGGCCGTCGCCCTGTCGCTGCGCTGCGACACCTCCGAGGATATACGGCGGACGATCTACGAGGCGGTCAAGAAACGCGACTGGACCCTGCTGGAGTTCACGCGCGAGGCGCGGAGCCTCGAGACGATCTTCCGGGAACTGACAAAGGAGAACTGA
- a CDS encoding aminotransferase class V-fold PLP-dependent enzyme: MTMNGDGLAAERDYEAFLERYPAFRETSAIDDLRRTEFSRLDEQGHVYLDYTGGGLYGASQIRGHADFLLRSVLGNPHSINPTSALATERAESCRRRLLAFFNASPEEYVPVFTANATHALKLVGEGYPFCVGDVFLLTFDNHNSVNGIREFDRARGSATRYIPLVPPDMRVDDAVLDRYLDEGDGVCNRLFAFPAQSNFSGVLHQLEWIDLAHERGWDVLLDAAAFVPTSRLDLSRWKPDYVAVSFYKMFGYPTGVGALIARREALGKLHRPWFAGGTISVASVKADKFFLHPGAEGFEDGTINYGCLPAVERGLDFLDGIGMETIHARVIALAGWLIDGLLALRHGNGRPVVRLYGPATTDGRGGTVSINVVDRDGAVVDHTIVERAAAKRMISLRTGCFCNPGAGELALGLTRGDIERCFNQPESRMSYDEFRLCVDPKSAGAVRISPGLVSNFADVQAVLALMGEFRQP; the protein is encoded by the coding sequence ATGACGATGAACGGAGACGGCCTGGCGGCCGAGCGGGACTACGAGGCGTTTCTCGAACGGTACCCGGCGTTCCGGGAGACGTCGGCGATCGACGACCTGCGGCGGACGGAGTTCTCGCGCCTCGACGAGCAGGGGCACGTCTACCTCGACTACACGGGCGGCGGCCTCTACGGCGCATCGCAGATCCGCGGGCACGCCGACTTCCTGCTCCGCAGCGTCCTCGGCAACCCGCACTCGATCAATCCCACCTCCGCGCTCGCCACCGAGCGCGCCGAGTCCTGCCGGCGCCGGCTCCTCGCCTTCTTCAACGCGTCTCCCGAGGAGTACGTGCCCGTCTTCACGGCCAACGCCACGCACGCCCTCAAGCTCGTCGGCGAGGGGTATCCCTTCTGCGTGGGCGACGTCTTTCTGCTGACCTTCGACAACCACAACTCGGTGAACGGGATCCGCGAGTTCGACCGCGCGCGCGGATCGGCCACGCGGTACATCCCGCTCGTGCCCCCCGACATGCGCGTCGACGACGCGGTCCTCGACCGCTATCTCGACGAGGGGGACGGCGTCTGCAACCGGCTCTTCGCCTTCCCCGCGCAGTCGAACTTCTCGGGCGTCCTGCATCAGCTCGAGTGGATCGACCTGGCGCACGAGCGTGGCTGGGACGTCCTCCTCGACGCCGCCGCCTTCGTGCCGACCAGCCGCCTCGACCTCTCGCGTTGGAAGCCGGATTACGTGGCCGTCTCCTTCTACAAGATGTTCGGGTACCCGACCGGCGTCGGCGCCCTCATCGCGCGGCGCGAGGCGCTCGGGAAGCTGCACCGTCCCTGGTTCGCCGGGGGCACGATCTCCGTCGCCTCGGTCAAGGCCGACAAGTTCTTCCTGCATCCCGGCGCCGAGGGATTCGAGGACGGGACGATCAACTACGGCTGCCTGCCCGCCGTCGAGCGCGGACTCGATTTTCTCGACGGGATCGGGATGGAGACGATCCATGCGCGCGTCATCGCCCTGGCCGGCTGGCTGATCGACGGGCTCCTCGCCCTCCGGCACGGCAACGGCAGGCCGGTCGTCCGGCTCTACGGCCCCGCGACGACCGACGGGCGCGGCGGCACGGTGTCGATCAATGTCGTCGACCGCGACGGCGCCGTCGTCGACCACACGATCGTCGAGCGGGCGGCGGCGAAGCGGATGATCTCGCTCCGGACCGGGTGTTTCTGCAATCCCGGCGCGGGCGAGCTTGCTCTCGGCCTCACGCGGGGCGATATCGAGCGCTGCTTCAACCAGCCGGAGTCGCGGATGAGCTACGACGAGTTCCGCCTCTGCGTCGACCCGAAGAGCGCCGGCGCCGTGCGGATCTCCCCGGGCCTCGTCTCGAACTTCGCCGATGTGCAGGCGGTTCTCGCCCTGATGGGGGAGTTTCGCCAGCCCTGA